A genomic stretch from Vicia villosa cultivar HV-30 ecotype Madison, WI unplaced genomic scaffold, Vvil1.0 ctg.001067F_1_1, whole genome shotgun sequence includes:
- the LOC131633051 gene encoding cinnamoyl-CoA reductase 1, with amino-acid sequence MPSAEPSSLSGQTICVTGAGGFIASWMVKLLLEKGYTVRGTLRNPDDAKNGHLKELEGAKERLTLHKVDLLDLNSVKAAVNGCHGVFHTASPVTDNPEEMVEPAVNGAKNVIIVAAEANVRRVVFTSSIGAVYMDPNRSVDVEVDESCWSDLEFCKNTKNWYCYGKAVAEQAAWDIAKEKKVDLVVVNPVLVLGPLLQPTINASTIHILKYLTGSAKTYANATQAYVHVRDVALAHILVYEKPSASGRYLCAESSLHRGELVEILAKYFPEYPIPTKCSDEKNPRVKPHIFSNKKLKDLGLEFTPVSQCLYETVKSLQEHGHIPVPKEDDSVEVKS; translated from the exons ATGCCTTCCGCCGAACCTTCATCGCTCTCCGGCCAAACCATTTGCGTCACCGGCGCCGGTGGATTCATCGCTTCATGGATGGTAAAACTCCTCCTCGAAAAAGGCTACACCGTCCGAGGAACCCTGCGAAACCCAG ATGATGCAAAGAACGGACATTTGAAGGAGTTGGAAGGAGCGAAGGAAAGACTAACTCTGCATAAAGTTGATCTACTGGATCTTAACTCCGTTAAAGCTGCCGTTAACGGTTGTCACGGTGTTTTTCATACTGCTTCTCCCGTTACCGATAACCCC GAAGAGATGGTGGAGCCTGCGGTGAATGGAGCAAAGAATGTTATCATAGTCGCTGCAGAAGCAAATGTGAGGCGCGTGGTTTTCACTTCCTCAATTGGTGCAGTCTATATGGACCCAAACAGAAGTGTTGATGTTGAAGTTGATGAGTCTTGTTGGAGTGATTTGGAGTTTTGCAAGAACACCAAG AATTGGTATTGCTATGGGAAAGCAGTGGCAGAACAAGCAGCATGGGATATAGCAAAAGAGAAAAAAGTAGATTTGGTTGTGGTGAATCCAGTTTTGGTTCTTGGACCATTGCTACAACCCACAATCAATGCAAGCACAATTCACATACTAAAATACTTAACTGGCTCTGCAAAAACCTATGCAAATGCAACACAAGCTTATGTTCATGTTAGGGATGTTGCATTAGCACACATACTTGTTTATGAAAAACCTTCTGCTTCTGGTAGATACTTATGTGCTGAAAGTTCTTTGCACCGTGGAGAGCTTGTTGAAATTCTGGCTAAGTATTTTCCTGAGTACCCAATTCCTACCAA GTGCTCAGATGAAAAGAATCCTCGAGTGAAACCACATATCTTCTCAAACAAAAAACTGAAAGATTTAGGATTGGAATTTACTCCAGTGAGTCAATGTTTATATGAAACCGTTAAGAGTCTGCAAGAGCATGGTCACATTCCTGTTCCAAAAGAAGATGATTCTGTAGAAGTCAAATCCTAA